From the genome of Candidatus Fermentibacter sp., one region includes:
- a CDS encoding adenylosuccinate synthase, translated as MPLRIVVGLGWGDEGKGKVVDHLAPGSGAVARFSGGANAGHTVKTDGGSVVLHQVPSGMLRPGIAGFIGAGCVLDPVAMLAEMEALSDAGHAVRDRLRVSGSAHLVHPVYRLVEVEEELRRGSRAIGTTGRGIGPAYVRKFGRTGIRLEDAADRSALESMSDALLEEAAGMPGSGPGLAHQAAEFVDAAFELSGLASDVGSAIRGMLADGVCVIAEGAQGTLLDPDHGTYPFVTSGSCTAASAFQSLGLGPGAALVTGVMKAYSTRVGAGPFPTELDDPTGEELRRKGREYGATTGRPRRCGWLDAVLMRYSVALNGCSEIALTLLDVLGGFPEIRVCTSYEGLPGGRPVFGRGLSACRPVYETLPGFPEDISGERSWGALPPPARRYVEFVERFCGAPVRLVSTGPHRDDVIRRDV; from the coding sequence ATGCCGCTGAGGATTGTCGTAGGCCTGGGCTGGGGTGACGAGGGCAAGGGAAAGGTCGTGGACCACCTGGCCCCCGGCTCCGGTGCCGTTGCGAGGTTCTCGGGCGGGGCCAACGCAGGCCATACGGTGAAGACGGACGGTGGCTCCGTGGTCCTCCACCAGGTCCCTTCGGGGATGCTGAGGCCCGGCATCGCCGGATTCATAGGTGCGGGCTGCGTGCTGGACCCGGTTGCGATGCTCGCCGAGATGGAAGCCCTCTCGGACGCAGGCCATGCGGTCAGGGACAGGCTCCGCGTCTCGGGCTCCGCGCATCTCGTCCATCCCGTCTACAGACTCGTCGAGGTGGAGGAGGAACTCCGCAGGGGCTCACGGGCCATAGGCACCACCGGGCGCGGGATCGGCCCGGCATATGTGAGGAAATTCGGCAGGACCGGGATCAGGCTCGAGGACGCAGCCGACAGGAGCGCTCTCGAGTCGATGTCGGACGCCCTCCTCGAAGAGGCCGCCGGCATGCCGGGAAGCGGGCCCGGACTGGCGCATCAGGCAGCCGAGTTCGTGGATGCCGCCTTCGAGCTCTCAGGGCTCGCTTCCGACGTCGGGAGCGCCATCAGGGGCATGCTCGCAGACGGAGTCTGCGTGATCGCCGAGGGCGCCCAGGGCACCCTGCTCGATCCCGACCACGGCACCTATCCGTTCGTCACCTCCGGTTCGTGCACCGCCGCCTCCGCCTTCCAGAGCCTCGGACTGGGCCCCGGTGCCGCCCTGGTCACGGGGGTGATGAAGGCCTACTCGACCCGCGTGGGGGCAGGCCCCTTCCCAACCGAGCTGGACGACCCCACCGGCGAGGAGCTCCGGAGGAAGGGAAGGGAGTACGGCGCCACCACGGGCCGCCCCCGGCGCTGCGGCTGGCTCGACGCCGTGCTGATGCGCTACTCGGTCGCCCTCAACGGCTGCTCGGAGATCGCACTCACCCTGCTGGACGTGCTGGGCGGCTTTCCCGAGATACGGGTGTGCACCTCCTACGAAGGCCTGCCGGGCGGCCGGCCCGTGTTCGGCAGGGGGCTCTCCGCGTGCAGGCCCGTGTACGAGACCCTGCCGGGGTTCCCCGAGGACATCTCCGGAGAGCGCTCGTGGGGCGCCCTGCCGCCTCCCGCCAGGCGATACGTCGAATTCGTGGAGCGCTTCTGCGGCGCGCCCGTGCGTCTCGTCTCCACCGGCCCCCACAGGGATGACGTCATCCGGAGGGACGTCTGA
- a CDS encoding TatD family hydrolase yields the protein MEDVLEAARAAGTGWIVVPGIDRDTSSQAVSIARQHGLLAAVGIHPAEAENPGSFEEIERLAFEPGVCAIGETGLELRPGAPPLELQRELLASHAGLASDLDLPLVCHSRGAEPEIVEALGALDPPGAVLHCYTGPDGPALEAASRGWFIGFSGAVTFRRNESLRRTLAALPRSSVLVETDSPFMSPEPVRGRTCEPAFVIHTARAVAAAWGMPFGEACSILAANSERAFRQGASARPSVIYRLDGRAYVNLTGICGNSCRFCIRNTEDGLGGYLLAHGGVEPSEERVLSGISRLPRRGFSEMVFCGYGEPTSRLELLRRAAGLARSLGWRLRLNTNGLALSSSGQDEVLGVVRLFDSVSVSLNAWDDASYRAICRPSVPGAWESVLAFVRLAVSAGPRVRLTAVACEGVEMERVRAVAERLGLPLVTRGEA from the coding sequence CTGGAGGATGTCCTCGAAGCCGCCAGGGCGGCCGGGACGGGATGGATCGTCGTCCCGGGCATCGACAGGGACACCAGCTCGCAGGCGGTCTCCATCGCGCGGCAGCACGGCCTCCTGGCGGCGGTGGGCATCCATCCCGCCGAGGCTGAGAACCCCGGGTCCTTCGAGGAGATCGAGCGGCTCGCCTTCGAGCCGGGAGTCTGCGCGATAGGCGAGACGGGGCTCGAACTGAGGCCGGGAGCCCCGCCTCTCGAACTGCAGCGCGAACTCCTCGCATCGCATGCAGGCCTGGCGTCCGACCTGGACCTGCCGCTGGTCTGCCACAGCAGGGGTGCCGAACCTGAGATCGTGGAGGCCCTCGGGGCCCTGGACCCGCCCGGCGCCGTTCTCCACTGCTATACGGGCCCGGACGGACCCGCGCTCGAAGCTGCATCGAGGGGATGGTTCATCGGATTCTCCGGCGCGGTGACGTTCAGGCGCAACGAATCGCTCCGGCGGACCCTGGCGGCCCTGCCGCGGAGCTCCGTACTGGTGGAGACAGACAGCCCGTTCATGTCGCCGGAACCCGTGAGGGGCCGGACCTGCGAGCCCGCCTTCGTGATCCACACCGCCCGCGCGGTGGCCGCCGCCTGGGGGATGCCCTTCGGCGAAGCCTGCTCCATCCTGGCCGCCAACAGCGAGAGGGCGTTCCGGCAGGGAGCCTCGGCCCGGCCTTCGGTGATCTACCGGCTGGACGGGAGGGCCTACGTGAACCTCACCGGGATCTGCGGCAACTCCTGCCGCTTCTGCATCAGGAACACGGAGGACGGCCTCGGGGGATACCTCCTGGCGCACGGGGGCGTCGAGCCTTCGGAGGAGAGGGTCCTGTCGGGCATCTCGCGGCTCCCCCGGCGCGGCTTCAGCGAGATGGTGTTCTGCGGCTACGGTGAGCCCACGTCGCGGCTCGAGCTCCTGCGCCGCGCGGCCGGCCTGGCACGGTCGCTAGGCTGGCGGCTCAGACTGAACACAAACGGGCTCGCACTCTCCTCGTCCGGGCAGGACGAGGTCCTGGGGGTCGTCAGGCTCTTCGACTCGGTGAGCGTCAGCCTCAACGCCTGGGACGACGCATCATACCGCGCCATCTGCAGGCCGTCCGTGCCCGGCGCCTGGGAGAGCGTTCTCGCCTTCGTGCGGCTGGCCGTGTCCGCAGGCCCCCGGGTCAGACTCACCGCGGTGGCCTGCGAGGGGGTGGAGATGGAGAGGGTGCGCGCTGTCGCGGAACGCCTCGGCCTCCCTCTCGTCACGAGGGGAGAGGCGTGA